One stretch of Lytechinus variegatus isolate NC3 chromosome 17, Lvar_3.0, whole genome shotgun sequence DNA includes these proteins:
- the LOC121431065 gene encoding echinoidin-like: MPNNIFSFFLIATLAVMLPTLPGCQADGCGCPPLWTPFQRNCYRYFSVKNITWYGAEMHCSSFSVPCTGLDTTLSLGHLTSIHSKDEMDFLAVLYEDLRSKVVTSFTRIWIGFHDKGTEGSWEWSDGSSVDYRYWDVDQPNNYGGEQDCAEFHTSNEYKWNDLHCDTDNDSEFTVTGYICKLPQW, translated from the exons ATGCCAAACAATATATTCAGTTTCTTCCTCATTGCAACGTTAGCTGTAATGCTGCCGACCCTACCGGGCTGCCAAGCTGACGGGTGTGGGTGTCCCCCACTGTGGACACCTTTTCAACGTAACTGTTACAG GTATTTCTCGGTGAAGAATATCACTTGGTATGGAGCTGAGATGCACTGTTCAAGTTTCTCCGTTCCTTGTACTGGACTGGATACTACCCTTAGCCTGGGACATCTCACTTCTATTCATTCTAAAGATGAGATGGATTTTCTTGCAGTGCTATATGAAGACCTCCGCAGTAAAGTG GTAACTTCCTTTACGAGAATTTGGATTGGATTTCATGACAAGGGTACGGAAGGTAGTTGGGAATGGAGCGACGGCTCGAGCGTAGACTACAGGTACTGGGATGTTGATCAGCCGAACAACTACGGAGGAGAGCAGGACTGTGCCGAGTTTCACACGTCCAACGAATATAAGTGGAATGATCTTCACTGTGATACGGACAACGACAGCGAATTCACTGTGACGGGTTATATCTGTAAGCTGCCACAGTGGTAA